One segment of Sesamum indicum cultivar Zhongzhi No. 13 linkage group LG4, S_indicum_v1.0, whole genome shotgun sequence DNA contains the following:
- the LOC105160535 gene encoding MADS-box protein AGL42: MVRGKVQMKRIENASSRQVTFSKRRNGLLKKAYELSVLCDAEVALIIFSQKGRLYEFSSSNMQKTVQRYLEVTRERNTGIEVEHHTQHLRHEAAVMAKKIELLENCHRKLLGHNLGSCSLEELQEIDNQLERSLNNIRSRKAQLYKEEITKLQAKEKRLLEENERLCEKMGLKQRHEKGKVIGSCSQSTQSSEVVTELFIGLPTTRNAS; the protein is encoded by the exons ATGGTGAGAGGGAAGGTTCAGATGAAGCGAATCGAGAATGCATCGAGCCGGCAGGTGACGTTCTCCAAGCGCAGAAATGGGCTGTTGAAGAAGGCGTATGAGCTCTCAGTCCTTTGCGATGCTGAAGTAGCTCTGATCATCTTCTCTCAAAAGGGAAGACTCTATGAGTTCTCAAGCTCCAA CATGCAGAAGACAGTACAGAGATATCTGGAAGTCACCAGAGAACGAAATACAGGCATAGAAGTTGAACATCACACACAG CATTTAAGGCATGAAGCAGCAGTCATGGCGAAGAAGATAGAGCTACTAGAGAATTGCCACCG AAAGCTTTTAGGGCATAATCTGGGCTCGTGTTCGTTGGAGGAGCTTCAAGAAATTGACAATCAGCTCGAAAGAAGCTTAAACAACATAAGGTCGAGAAAG GCTCAACTTTACAAGGaggaaataacaaaattacaagCAAAG GAGAAGCGTCTgttagaagaaaatgaaagactatgtgaaaag ATGGGTTTGAAGCAAAGGCATGAAAAAGGGAAAGTAATTGGGAGTTGCAGCCAAAGTACACAGAGCTCAGAGGTGGTCACTGAATTGTTTATCGGCCTACCAACCACGAGAAATGCCTCTTGA